In the Paenibacillus sp. FSL H7-0357 genome, one interval contains:
- a CDS encoding ABC transporter permease translates to MTFRQFAYRNVTRNKRKYAAYFVSSAFSVMIFFLCALFIFHPAISGDMILDTAADTMMVAEGIIFVFCSLFVLVSVGSFLQSRKLEFGILLMHGMTKRQLNLMVFLENMMIGSSAILTGTLLGLLLGKLFLMIGAGFLGIGPLEFYLSWHAPVLTICSFALLFMLISLSTFAFIGNESARGLFQRGRKGDKEPRVSALLAFTSGLLLLGGYVLAATTTAASVERVMFPVVAITVAGTYLFYTQLSLYVVRIMRKVRRFYWHKTNIITLSGLTYRWKDNGRMFFMVTIVSAVSFTSVGVFASIHTLSKELKLDYPAAVGYVAKGNEAGSAAEEDLSGIKAELERLNLPYRSLEIQIKYAEVESQTGPDRTERLPLMAYSDYKQALQQAGFTSREQPLMGNEGLVMIGSQRDRSLTSDRVHALYKLKQGVDIQEIGYTEHVPIAEYLLPELDGRDGGDFSGVVVSDSLFSAIDPVQSDLYTGFYMDPFQQTVGIASGLADKGKVSYESKSPYAVVVSGTLFEIQQTLYSTMLFASLLVGTVFFIAAGSFLYFRLYMDLDHDRLQYSTLSKMGLTDQELDRTVTLQLSLMFFVPVGLAILHSLFAFIALQRLFYLSIAAETGAVLIGYLAAQGLYFFLIRSRYLRNLKKNLI, encoded by the coding sequence ATGACCTTTCGGCAGTTCGCTTATAGAAATGTAACGCGGAATAAGCGTAAATACGCCGCTTATTTTGTCAGCAGCGCATTTTCCGTAATGATCTTTTTTCTCTGCGCACTGTTTATATTTCATCCGGCGATTTCGGGTGATATGATCCTGGATACGGCGGCTGACACCATGATGGTGGCTGAGGGAATCATCTTTGTATTTTGTTCACTGTTCGTGCTGGTGTCCGTAGGGTCTTTTCTGCAGTCCCGTAAGCTGGAATTCGGCATCCTGCTGATGCACGGCATGACGAAGCGGCAGCTGAACCTGATGGTCTTTTTGGAGAATATGATGATCGGCAGCTCCGCCATTCTCACCGGCACTTTGCTCGGTCTGCTGCTGGGCAAGCTGTTCCTGATGATTGGGGCGGGGTTCCTGGGCATTGGCCCGCTGGAATTTTATCTTTCCTGGCACGCGCCGGTACTGACGATTTGCAGCTTTGCTCTGCTGTTCATGCTGATCTCGTTAAGTACCTTTGCCTTTATCGGGAACGAGTCGGCGAGAGGTTTGTTTCAGCGCGGACGCAAAGGAGACAAGGAGCCGCGGGTGTCTGCCTTACTGGCGTTCACTTCTGGCTTGCTGCTGCTTGGAGGCTATGTTCTGGCCGCTACCACGACCGCAGCATCGGTGGAGAGAGTGATGTTTCCGGTAGTGGCGATTACGGTCGCCGGCACTTACTTGTTCTATACACAGCTTAGTCTATATGTGGTTAGGATAATGAGGAAAGTCCGGCGGTTTTATTGGCATAAGACAAACATTATTACGCTCTCGGGCTTAACCTACCGCTGGAAAGACAACGGGCGGATGTTTTTTATGGTGACGATTGTTTCGGCGGTATCCTTCACCTCTGTCGGGGTATTTGCTTCTATTCATACACTCTCCAAAGAGCTGAAGCTGGACTATCCGGCAGCGGTCGGTTATGTGGCCAAGGGCAATGAGGCCGGGTCCGCTGCGGAAGAGGATTTAAGCGGGATAAAAGCGGAACTGGAGCGGTTGAATCTTCCCTATCGCTCGCTGGAGATCCAAATCAAATATGCGGAAGTAGAGTCTCAGACCGGTCCTGACCGTACAGAGCGTTTGCCGCTGATGGCTTACAGTGATTACAAACAGGCGCTCCAGCAAGCCGGATTTACCTCCCGTGAGCAGCCGCTCATGGGGAACGAAGGTCTGGTCATGATCGGTTCCCAGCGTGACCGCAGCCTGACCTCTGATCGGGTTCATGCCCTCTATAAGCTGAAGCAGGGAGTAGATATTCAGGAGATCGGATATACGGAGCATGTGCCGATTGCTGAATATCTGCTGCCGGAGCTGGACGGGAGGGATGGCGGTGATTTCAGCGGAGTTGTCGTCAGTGACAGCTTGTTCTCCGCCATTGATCCCGTGCAAAGCGATTTGTATACCGGGTTCTATATGGACCCATTCCAACAGACGGTTGGCATTGCTTCGGGACTTGCGGACAAAGGCAAAGTGTCCTACGAGAGTAAATCCCCTTATGCCGTTGTGGTCAGCGGCACGTTGTTCGAAATTCAGCAGACACTATACAGTACGATGCTGTTCGCTTCACTTTTGGTCGGCACAGTTTTTTTTATCGCCGCAGGCAGCTTTTTGTACTTCCGGTTGTACATGGATCTTGACCATGACCGGCTGCAGTATTCGACCTTGTCCAAAATGGGCCTGACCGACCAGGAACTGGACCGGACTGTGACCCTGCAATTGTCCCTAATGTTCTTTGTTCCGGTGGGGCTGGCCATCCTGCATAGCTTGTTCGCCTTTATTGCGCTGCAGCGGCTGTTCTATCTGTCCATCGCTGCCGAAACGGGCGCGGTGCTTATCGGCTACCTGGCTGCGCAGGGGTTATACTTCTTCCTTATCCGCAGCCGTTATTTGCGCAATCTCAAAAAAAATCTCATCTGA